The following coding sequences lie in one Glycine soja cultivar W05 chromosome 16, ASM419377v2, whole genome shotgun sequence genomic window:
- the LOC114391067 gene encoding UDP-glycosyltransferase 90A1-like, giving the protein MGPIPSYGAGSHVLLFPFMSKGHTVPLIHLAQILLRRSISVTVVTTPANHSFMAESLNGTVASIVTLPFPTATNIPAGVESTDKLPSMGLPLFYEFSTATSAMQPHFEQLLETLVPRVSFMVTDGFLWWTLHSAKKFRIPRLVYFGMSCYSTSLCMEARSSKILSGPQPDHELVELTRFPWIRLCKVDFDFEYRNPDPNTPGFVFNMKIIESTRESYGILVNSFYELEPTFVDYVSKECSPKSWCVGPLCLAEWTRKVYEGGDEKEKPRWVTWLDQRLEEKSSVLYAAFGSQAEISREQLEEIAKGLEESKVSFLWVIRKEEWGLPDGYEERVKDRGIVIREWVDQREILMHESVEGFLSHCGWNSVMESVTAGVPIVGWPIMAEQFLNARMVEEEVKVGLRVETCDGSVRGFVKREGLKKTVKEVMEGVKGKKLREKVRELAEMAKLATQEGGSSCSTLNSLLHQTCAASHKNQIS; this is encoded by the coding sequence ATGGGTCCAATTCCTTCCTATGGTGCAGGTTCCCACGTTCTTCTTTTCCCGTTCATGTCCAAAGGTCACACCGTACCCCTTATCCACTTGGCCCAAATCCTCCTCCGTCGTTCCATATCGGTCACCGTCGTCACAACCCCTGCCAACCACTCATTCATGGCCGAATCTCTAAACGGCACCGTCGCCTCCATCGTCACGCTTCCATTCCCCACCGCCACGAATATCCCCGCCGGAGTGGAGAGCACAGACAAGCTTCCCTCCATGGGCTTGCCTCTGTTCTACGAGTTCAGCACCGCCACGTCAGCCATGCAGCCCCACTTCGAGCAACTCCTCGAAACCCTAGTTCCACGTGTCAGCTTCATGGTCACCGACGGCTTCCTCTGGTGGACCCTTCACTCGGCCAAGAAGTTCAGAATCCCCAGGCTGGTCTACTTCGGCATGAGCTGTTACAGCACTAGCCTTTGCATGGAGGCCAGGAGTTCGAAAATTTTGAGTGGGCCCCAGCCCGATCACGAGTTAGTCGAGTTGACTCGGTTCCCATGGATCAGACTCTGCAAGGTAGACTTTGACTTCGAATATAGAAACCCCGACCCCAATACTCCTGGATTTGTTTTCAACATGAAAATCATTGAATCCACACGCGAAAGTTATGGTATTTTGGTCAATAGCTTCTATGAACTTGAGCCTACCTTTGTTGATTATGTGAGCAAAGAATGTTCTCCCAAAAGCTGGTGCGTTGGCCCTTTATGTTTGGCTGAATGGACAAGAAAAGTGTATGAAGGAGGTGATGAGAAAGAGAAACCAAGGTGGGTGACGTGGCTGGATCAGAGGCTTGAAGAGAAAAGTTCTGTATTGTATGCGGCGTTTGGGTCACAAGCAGAGATTTCAAGGGAGCAACTGGAGGAGATAGCGAAGGGGTTGGAGGAATCGAAGGTGAGTTTCTTGTGGGTGATAAGGAAGGAGGAGTGGGGGCTACCAGATGGGTATGAAGAAAGAGTGAAAGACAGAGGGATAGTGATAAGAGAGTGGGTGGATCAGAGAGAGATACTGATGCATGAGAGTGTGGAAGGGTTCCTGAGCCACTGTGGGTGGAACTCGGTGATGGAGAGTGTCACAGCAGGGGTTCCGATAGTGGGGTGGCCAATAATGGCGGAGCAGTTTCTGAATGCGAGaatggtggaggaggaggtgaaggtggGGTTGAGGGTGGAAACGTGTGATGGGTCGGTGAGAGGGTTTGTGAAAAGGGAAGGGTTGAAGAAGACGGTGAAGGAGGTGATGGAAGGAGTCAAGGGGAAAAAACTGAGAGAGAAAGTGAGGGAGTTGGCAGAGATGGCCAAATTGGCTACGCAAGAGGGTGGCTCATCCTGCTCCACGTTAAACTCCCTCCTTCACCAGACATGTGCTGCTTCTCACAAAAACCAAATTTCTTAA